In a single window of the Drosophila albomicans strain 15112-1751.03 chromosome 3, ASM965048v2, whole genome shotgun sequence genome:
- the LOC117566480 gene encoding uncharacterized protein LOC117566480 isoform X3, with amino-acid sequence MKIFFLIQFIVLLTFALSIKGDCQIYSNMVEGTNRIFTYRDEAGAYQLLRTETVPSGLTLHMFCHGGDVIEYQCQDNGQFTTPFPMRCSKPMVANAKPVRDNECAGQMYSIGHQINGAHLELFRSCYDARNGRVLYAESDVYYKSYCEMSSVPSLAISKITGAVLMI; translated from the exons ATGaagatttttttcttaatacaatttattgttttgctgaCTTTCGCACTAA GCATTAAAGGGGATTGTCAAATTTATTCGAATATGGTTGAGGGCACAAATCGTATATTTACATATCGTGATGAAGCAGGAGCTTATCAATTGCTGCGCACAGAAACTGTACCCAGCGGATTGACGCTTCACATGTTTTGCCATGGCGGAGATGTGATTGAGTATCAATGTCAGGATAATGGCCAATTTACAACACCGTTTCCCATGCGGTGCTCCAAACCAATGGTGGCAAATGCGAAACCTGTGCGTGACAATGAATGTGCCGGGCAAATGTATTCGATTGGCCATCAGATTAATGGAGCACACTTGGAACTCTTTCGATCCTGCTACGATGCTAGGAACGGACGCGTTTTGTACGCCGAAAGCGATGTCTATTACAAGTCCTATTGTGAGA TGTCTTCTGTTCCATCCTTGGCGATAAGCAAGATTACTGGCGCAGTCCTTATGATTTGA
- the LOC117566480 gene encoding uncharacterized protein LOC117566480 isoform X2: MVEGTNRIFTYRDEAGAYQLLRTETVPSGLTLHMFCHGGDVIEYQCQDNGQFTTPFPMRCSKPMVANAKPVRDNECAGQMYSIGHQINGAHLELFRSCYDARNGRVLYAESDVYYKSYFPRRPFVDVTTDEIVTPAEGTSYIKRNIYSVFCSILGDKQDYWRSPYDLIINRGHLVASADFLFVDQMSSTFRYINFVPQCKSINDGNWEKIERWVRSQIPRSSPFHIKTGGIDVLNLADVNGYDRPVYLYNSKLPVPQWIYKVVRDVASGKRIYVFLSFNSVFQKNPPSVPAFCQAVSCPFYLSQDSKNGYIFCCNPEKFPY, encoded by the exons ATGGTTGAGGGCACAAATCGTATATTTACATATCGTGATGAAGCAGGAGCTTATCAATTGCTGCGCACAGAAACTGTACCCAGCGGATTGACGCTTCACATGTTTTGCCATGGCGGAGATGTGATTGAGTATCAATGTCAGGATAATGGCCAATTTACAACACCGTTTCCCATGCGGTGCTCCAAACCAATGGTGGCAAATGCGAAACCTGTGCGTGACAATGAATGTGCCGGGCAAATGTATTCGATTGGCCATCAGATTAATGGAGCACACTTGGAACTCTTTCGATCCTGCTACGATGCTAGGAACGGACGCGTTTTGTACGCCGAAAGCGATGTCTATTACAAGTCCTATT TTCCGCGGCGTCCATTTGTGGACGTCACCACCGATGAGATTGTGACACCAGCCGAAGGCACATCTTATATAAAGAGAAATATTTACAGTGTCTTCTGTTCCATCCTTGGCGATAAGCAAGATTACTGGCGCAGTCCTTATGATTTGATCATCAATCGTGGTCATTTGGTTGCCTCAGCGGATTTTCTATTTGTCGATCAAATGTCGAGCACCTTTCGCTACATCAACTTTGTGCCACAATGTAAATCCATCAACGATGGCAACTGGGAGAAGATTGAGCGTTGGGTGCGCAGTCAAATCCCCAGATCATCTCCATTTCATATCAAAACTGGTGGCATCGATGTGTTAAACTTAGCCGATGTGAATGGCTACGATCGCCCAGTTTATTTGTATAACTCAAAGTTGCCAGTTCCACAATGGATCTATAAAGTGGTCAGAGATGTCGCAAGTGGCAAGAGAATCTATGTATTTCTTTCCTTCAACAGCGTCTTCCAAAAAAATCCGCCAAGTGTGCCTGCTTTTTGTCAGGCTGTCTCTTGTCCATTCTACTTATCGCAAGACTCAAAGAAcggatatatattttgctgcaATCCAGAAAAATTTCCATATTAA
- the LOC117566480 gene encoding uncharacterized protein LOC117566480 isoform X1, producing the protein MKIFFLIQFIVLLTFALSIKGDCQIYSNMVEGTNRIFTYRDEAGAYQLLRTETVPSGLTLHMFCHGGDVIEYQCQDNGQFTTPFPMRCSKPMVANAKPVRDNECAGQMYSIGHQINGAHLELFRSCYDARNGRVLYAESDVYYKSYFPRRPFVDVTTDEIVTPAEGTSYIKRNIYSVFCSILGDKQDYWRSPYDLIINRGHLVASADFLFVDQMSSTFRYINFVPQCKSINDGNWEKIERWVRSQIPRSSPFHIKTGGIDVLNLADVNGYDRPVYLYNSKLPVPQWIYKVVRDVASGKRIYVFLSFNSVFQKNPPSVPAFCQAVSCPFYLSQDSKNGYIFCCNPEKFPY; encoded by the exons ATGaagatttttttcttaatacaatttattgttttgctgaCTTTCGCACTAA GCATTAAAGGGGATTGTCAAATTTATTCGAATATGGTTGAGGGCACAAATCGTATATTTACATATCGTGATGAAGCAGGAGCTTATCAATTGCTGCGCACAGAAACTGTACCCAGCGGATTGACGCTTCACATGTTTTGCCATGGCGGAGATGTGATTGAGTATCAATGTCAGGATAATGGCCAATTTACAACACCGTTTCCCATGCGGTGCTCCAAACCAATGGTGGCAAATGCGAAACCTGTGCGTGACAATGAATGTGCCGGGCAAATGTATTCGATTGGCCATCAGATTAATGGAGCACACTTGGAACTCTTTCGATCCTGCTACGATGCTAGGAACGGACGCGTTTTGTACGCCGAAAGCGATGTCTATTACAAGTCCTATT TTCCGCGGCGTCCATTTGTGGACGTCACCACCGATGAGATTGTGACACCAGCCGAAGGCACATCTTATATAAAGAGAAATATTTACAGTGTCTTCTGTTCCATCCTTGGCGATAAGCAAGATTACTGGCGCAGTCCTTATGATTTGATCATCAATCGTGGTCATTTGGTTGCCTCAGCGGATTTTCTATTTGTCGATCAAATGTCGAGCACCTTTCGCTACATCAACTTTGTGCCACAATGTAAATCCATCAACGATGGCAACTGGGAGAAGATTGAGCGTTGGGTGCGCAGTCAAATCCCCAGATCATCTCCATTTCATATCAAAACTGGTGGCATCGATGTGTTAAACTTAGCCGATGTGAATGGCTACGATCGCCCAGTTTATTTGTATAACTCAAAGTTGCCAGTTCCACAATGGATCTATAAAGTGGTCAGAGATGTCGCAAGTGGCAAGAGAATCTATGTATTTCTTTCCTTCAACAGCGTCTTCCAAAAAAATCCGCCAAGTGTGCCTGCTTTTTGTCAGGCTGTCTCTTGTCCATTCTACTTATCGCAAGACTCAAAGAAcggatatatattttgctgcaATCCAGAAAAATTTCCATATTAA